Proteins from one Brevibacillus humidisoli genomic window:
- a CDS encoding dihydrodipicolinate synthase family protein has translation MNYAEISGKLETISAINITPFDEETREVNWDKLEENIRFLLDHGIQSIVPCGNTGEFYSLTIEEAKEEIKRVVEIVNGRALVIAGIGYALPIAIELGQYAQQAGADAVMIHQPIHPYVTDRGAGSYFKKIIETLDIPSILYFKDHNLSDNVLKELAPLEKLIAVKYAINDLPRFAKTVREIPDEHQITWICGTAEKWAPFFYHAGARGFTSGLVNVYPEKSLRMLEALHNGDQEQVWKIWEDILAFENLRAKYNNGNNVVVIKEAMAQIGMNPGITREPVDPLQAEDRAEVQAILQSWGLLPKQEIT, from the coding sequence TTGAACTATGCAGAGATAAGCGGGAAACTGGAGACGATCTCCGCGATCAATATTACCCCTTTTGATGAAGAGACGAGGGAAGTAAACTGGGACAAACTGGAGGAAAACATCCGCTTCCTGCTTGACCACGGTATCCAATCGATTGTCCCGTGCGGCAATACAGGCGAGTTCTACTCCTTGACGATTGAGGAGGCCAAGGAGGAAATCAAGCGGGTGGTGGAAATCGTAAACGGCAGAGCACTGGTGATTGCCGGCATCGGCTATGCTCTGCCCATCGCGATCGAACTGGGGCAGTATGCTCAACAGGCGGGTGCGGATGCCGTGATGATTCATCAACCGATCCATCCATATGTGACGGATCGCGGCGCCGGCTCCTATTTTAAAAAGATCATTGAAACACTGGACATCCCATCGATTCTTTACTTTAAAGATCACAATCTGAGCGACAATGTACTCAAAGAATTGGCCCCACTGGAGAAGCTGATTGCTGTCAAATATGCAATCAACGATCTGCCCCGCTTTGCCAAAACCGTACGGGAGATACCGGATGAGCACCAGATTACCTGGATTTGCGGAACAGCGGAAAAATGGGCTCCCTTCTTTTACCACGCAGGAGCGAGAGGGTTTACATCTGGATTGGTCAATGTGTATCCCGAAAAGTCGCTTCGGATGCTGGAAGCGCTGCATAACGGGGACCAGGAGCAGGTGTGGAAGATCTGGGAAGACATTTTAGCCTTTGAAAATTTGCGGGCAAAATATAACAATGGCAACAACGTTGTCGTCATCAAAGAAGCGATGGCCCAGATCGGAATGAACCCTGGAATCACCCGGGAACCTGTCGATCCGCTGCAAGCGGAGGATCGTGCAGAAGTACAAGCGATTTTACAGTCATGGGGATTGCTGCCCAAACAGGAGATTACCTGA
- a CDS encoding GntR family transcriptional regulator, which translates to MKRQREDTKMQLNVVSENFKSLRDIALETIRNAIISGHFQPGEHLKERELAKEMGISTTPIKEAFRILSHEGLVETLPRKGTYVSEMVNSSIEETLMLKAYLEGLTARLAAVKITDQELEQLKHQIDVMEQLKNEQEIERYSEENTNFHMMIRRIAKSPILSKTLLTVENVDKAFRKRALQLSTEIQQGFIEHQQIFEAIKLRDADLAETRMKQHILRTAQHVLQQSKD; encoded by the coding sequence GTGAAAAGACAGAGGGAAGATACCAAAATGCAGCTAAACGTGGTTTCAGAGAATTTCAAATCACTGCGGGACATTGCGCTGGAAACGATACGCAATGCGATTATCAGCGGGCATTTTCAACCAGGCGAACATCTAAAAGAGCGTGAACTGGCCAAGGAAATGGGTATCAGCACAACACCGATCAAAGAAGCGTTCCGCATCCTGTCCCATGAAGGACTGGTCGAGACCCTGCCCCGCAAAGGAACGTATGTCTCGGAAATGGTCAATTCATCCATTGAAGAAACGCTGATGCTAAAAGCGTATCTGGAGGGATTGACGGCACGACTGGCTGCTGTCAAGATCACCGACCAGGAACTGGAGCAGTTGAAGCACCAGATTGATGTGATGGAACAGTTAAAGAACGAGCAGGAGATCGAACGGTACTCGGAGGAAAATACCAACTTTCATATGATGATCCGACGGATTGCCAAAAGTCCGATTCTCTCCAAAACGTTGCTTACCGTAGAGAATGTAGACAAGGCATTTCGAAAACGAGCCCTGCAGTTGAGTACAGAGATCCAGCAAGGGTTTATCGAGCATCAGCAGATCTTTGAAGCGATCAAACTGCGTGATGCAGATCTGGCGGAAACCAGAATGAAACAACATATCCTGCGCACCGCCCAACATGTCTTGCAGCAGTCCAAAGACTAA
- a CDS encoding SDR family NAD(P)-dependent oxidoreductase, whose product MTGSSTGIGRAAALAFAEHGADVVVHYHSSATEAESVYQEIVQKGRKVLLVQGDVSDKQQVDSMVAQIKEAFGRVDVLMNNAGSMVKRARLEELDEETWDRVMAVNLKSVFLVTQAVLPLMKAQGRGRVINLASVAGHNGGGRGALAYATSKGAIHTLTKAMAKDLLDYNILVNAIAPGVISTPFHDRFSTPEFRRQMVSQIPMGREGTAEEAVGPVLFLASSYADYITGETIEVNGGQLMR is encoded by the coding sequence GTGACCGGAAGCAGCACAGGAATCGGTCGGGCGGCGGCTCTGGCCTTTGCAGAGCACGGGGCTGATGTTGTCGTTCACTACCATTCAAGTGCGACGGAAGCGGAGTCCGTCTACCAGGAGATTGTCCAAAAAGGCAGAAAGGTGTTGCTGGTACAGGGAGATGTTTCGGATAAGCAGCAGGTAGACAGCATGGTGGCTCAGATAAAAGAAGCGTTTGGTCGAGTCGATGTGCTGATGAACAATGCAGGTTCGATGGTGAAACGTGCACGCCTAGAGGAACTGGATGAAGAGACGTGGGACAGAGTGATGGCAGTCAACCTGAAATCGGTCTTCCTCGTTACACAGGCCGTGCTTCCGCTGATGAAGGCTCAAGGAAGGGGCAGGGTGATCAACCTCGCCTCGGTAGCGGGACATAACGGAGGGGGAAGGGGTGCCCTAGCCTACGCCACCTCCAAAGGGGCGATTCACACGTTGACCAAAGCGATGGCGAAAGATCTGCTTGACTACAATATTCTAGTCAATGCGATCGCGCCCGGAGTAATATCCACCCCATTTCACGATCGTTTCTCCACCCCGGAATTCCGCCGTCAAATGGTCTCTCAGATTCCGATGGGACGAGAAGGAACCGCCGAAGAAGCAGTAGGTCCGGTACTGTTCCTGGCTTCTTCCTATGCCGACTATATTACGGGAGAAACGATCGAGGTGAACGGGGGTCAGCTGATGCGCTAG
- a CDS encoding bifunctional 4-hydroxy-2-oxoglutarate aldolase/2-dehydro-3-deoxy-phosphogluconate aldolase, whose product MFARAEVLQKITESGVIAVLRRPPADVIDRIAESLVAGGITALEVTVDTPGVWEAISRIAQKLGHRAAVGAGTVLDSETAKRAIDSGAQFLFSPSLHRDVIETANRYGKVVMPGVMTPTEIIQAMQWGADLVKLFPAAALGPQYIRDVRAPFPQVPIVPTGGVNLSNVAAFFAAGAAAVGIGGNLVNPQAAGEDDFIRMQELASRYVAAIDQARTALASKAI is encoded by the coding sequence ATGTTCGCAAGAGCAGAGGTGCTGCAAAAGATAACGGAAAGCGGCGTGATTGCCGTGCTTCGCCGTCCCCCGGCAGATGTGATCGACCGCATCGCGGAGAGTCTGGTCGCTGGAGGGATTACGGCACTTGAAGTAACCGTCGATACCCCGGGCGTATGGGAGGCGATCTCCCGCATCGCGCAAAAACTGGGACACCGTGCCGCTGTCGGTGCCGGTACTGTACTGGACAGCGAAACAGCGAAGCGGGCGATTGACAGCGGGGCCCAGTTCCTCTTTAGCCCTAGTCTGCATCGGGACGTGATCGAGACGGCCAACCGCTATGGCAAGGTTGTGATGCCGGGCGTCATGACTCCCACGGAGATCATTCAAGCGATGCAGTGGGGAGCAGATCTGGTCAAACTCTTTCCGGCCGCCGCGTTGGGACCACAGTACATACGGGATGTCAGGGCGCCGTTTCCACAGGTGCCGATCGTTCCGACTGGCGGGGTGAACCTGTCCAATGTCGCGGCGTTTTTCGCGGCTGGTGCAGCAGCAGTCGGCATTGGCGGCAATCTGGTCAATCCGCAAGCAGCAGGAGAAGATGATTTCATTCGCATGCAGGAGTTGGCCAGCCGATATGTTGCAGCGATCGACCAGGCGCGAACCGCCTTGGCCAGCAAAGCCATATAG